The following are encoded together in the Nocardia sp. XZ_19_385 genome:
- a CDS encoding PaaI family thioesterase has protein sequence MDDEQATAEVRARIEESFARQGLMRHLGARLAHVAPGRVHIVLPNRPEVTQQHGYIHAGATSAIADSAGGYAGFTLFPENSSVLTVEYKINLLAPASGDYLEAVGTVLKPGRTLTICNLEVFAIQGDQRTLIATGQQTLICMNGKPDR, from the coding sequence ATGGATGACGAACAGGCCACCGCCGAGGTGCGGGCGCGGATCGAGGAGAGTTTCGCCCGCCAGGGGCTGATGCGGCATCTCGGCGCGCGGCTCGCCCACGTCGCGCCGGGCCGGGTGCACATCGTGCTGCCGAACCGCCCCGAGGTGACCCAGCAGCACGGTTACATCCATGCCGGAGCCACCAGCGCCATCGCCGACAGCGCCGGCGGGTACGCGGGCTTCACCTTGTTTCCGGAGAACTCGTCCGTCCTCACCGTCGAATACAAGATCAACCTCCTGGCTCCCGCGTCCGGCGACTACCTCGAAGCGGTAGGCACGGTCCTGAAGCCTGGCCGCACCCTGACCATCTGCAACTTGGAGGTCTTCGCCATCCAGGGTGACCAACGCACCCTCATCGCCACCGGCCAGCAAACCCTCATCTGTATGAACGGAAAACCAGACCGCTGA
- a CDS encoding ATP-dependent helicase has protein sequence MSVAIARVVQSNSAVRLVRRNAVAPGARLWGAEVRALFEAHAAEVAARPGWRPWQVLGGPGTGKTALLIDLAAERIAGGADPESVLLLTHSKQAARGVRDAITARLSGPDGLDGGVPGATREPLVRTLHSYAFSVLRRHALVHNNPPPRLLTGAEQDAVLREMLRGDLTDIADGNDALWPQRLQPALALGGFAEQLRDLMLRATERGIGPEDLIKLGREHGKSEWVAAGKFAVRYEQAMLLRWSVGVEAPEATAPALDAAELIGAALDALAADATLLAAERNRIRYLLVDDAQHLDPQAALLVRVIGTAAHTVVVAGDPDQSIFTFRGADSSFVADLDVPADRRIILRRNQRSGATVHLALARVAARLPASAPHRFTLPNRADAPEDDGTTVRVRVLATPAKEAALIADHLRRAHLTHGVPWSNMAVIVRSVPLSLAPLRRALLAAGVPVQQPALDVPLARRRGAAWMLLALRALLASERSRRAAADMFTADDALDLLGGPLGGADQITLRRLRRGIRRSVLESQRKPARTGAADNDDLERTGEVGNLRDDPDAGLLGESDWPPADIDPTDGQDPDADVSSRPEDDRIVSESDWLRVESDDPTEPGSALDSAVSADGHGPGADTEAHADDPDWGSYDPEQWVSESDWYGDDSGWGLEVAEHADDSRRGRPPVVPTEPERREIGAVADVSEDAAESVMDLASLIELSSAEVLRGLLIGEIDRGIMDKLTDVEARPLRRVLDALDRAAKARKGGPGLEDVMWALWITSQLERRWVSQSERGGAVGMQADRDLDAAVGLFDAAAAYVDRLPRASIEGFVEYLVQQEIPQDTAPLTAPGEAVALLSAHAAAGREWDVVAVAAVQEGIWPNTRPRGTLLHTEDLVDLTAGIDLGEQVSRAAPILAEERRLLLVACSRARRSLLVTAVESVSGERDLVPSRFLAELLGHDDDSEPGVLPIADPGRALVMHSLVAELRGVVCDPDSDPERRGRAAHQLARLAQAGVPGTHPEDWYGTSDLSSDDTLWADDDSAVALSPSTVELLRTCPLRWALERHGGTDGDNPHAVKGNLVHTLVQALAGRVPESQVRAALDKAWRAIDPGTGWHSRQELRRTEAMLETFMAWVHNTRGELTQAGVEIPVDCELPARTEAERAVRIRGRVDRLERDALGRFVIVDVKTGKSPITKQAAVDHAQLATYQVAAAMGALDAALAEGESATMDATADTESADAPAESAVPAEGTEAGPTGEPGGARLVYVAKPSAKEGATQRLQPPLDAEALDHWRTTIHDAAASTRGPSYLAMRNDGCRHCAVAGSCPVQDTGRQVTDE, from the coding sequence GTGTCTGTTGCAATAGCCCGCGTGGTGCAGTCGAATAGCGCGGTGCGACTTGTTCGCCGGAACGCAGTGGCACCCGGGGCGCGGCTCTGGGGCGCTGAGGTGCGCGCGCTGTTCGAGGCCCATGCTGCGGAGGTGGCAGCGCGTCCGGGGTGGCGTCCGTGGCAGGTGCTCGGTGGGCCGGGCACGGGTAAGACCGCGTTGCTGATCGACTTGGCCGCCGAACGGATCGCGGGAGGCGCGGATCCGGAATCGGTGCTGCTCCTGACCCATTCCAAGCAGGCGGCGCGGGGTGTGCGCGATGCGATTACCGCGCGGCTGTCCGGTCCCGACGGCCTCGATGGCGGGGTGCCCGGCGCCACGCGCGAGCCGCTGGTGCGGACGCTGCACTCCTACGCGTTCTCGGTGTTGCGCCGGCATGCGCTGGTGCACAACAACCCGCCACCGCGTTTGCTGACCGGTGCCGAGCAGGATGCCGTGCTGCGCGAAATGCTGCGCGGGGACTTGACAGACATCGCCGACGGAAACGACGCGCTGTGGCCGCAGCGACTCCAGCCAGCGCTTGCCCTCGGCGGGTTCGCCGAACAGTTGCGGGATCTCATGCTGCGGGCCACCGAACGCGGCATCGGGCCCGAGGATCTGATCAAGCTGGGCCGGGAACACGGCAAGTCCGAATGGGTCGCGGCGGGCAAGTTCGCGGTGCGCTACGAGCAGGCGATGCTGTTGCGCTGGTCGGTCGGCGTGGAAGCGCCCGAAGCTACCGCCCCGGCGCTGGACGCCGCCGAACTCATCGGCGCCGCCCTCGACGCCCTGGCCGCCGACGCGACTCTGCTTGCCGCCGAACGTAACCGCATCCGATACCTGCTGGTCGACGACGCACAGCATCTGGACCCACAGGCCGCGCTGCTGGTCCGGGTGATCGGCACCGCCGCGCACACCGTCGTCGTCGCGGGCGATCCGGACCAGTCGATCTTCACCTTCCGCGGCGCCGACTCCAGCTTCGTCGCCGACTTGGACGTCCCCGCCGACCGCCGAATCATCCTGCGACGCAACCAAAGATCCGGCGCCACCGTGCATTTGGCGCTGGCCCGGGTCGCCGCCAGGTTGCCGGCCAGCGCCCCGCACCGCTTCACCCTGCCCAACCGCGCCGACGCCCCAGAGGACGACGGCACCACCGTCCGGGTCCGCGTCCTGGCCACCCCGGCCAAGGAAGCCGCACTGATCGCTGACCATTTGCGGCGCGCCCACCTCACCCATGGGGTGCCGTGGTCGAACATGGCCGTGATCGTGCGCTCGGTGCCACTCTCCCTCGCCCCATTACGCCGCGCCCTGCTCGCCGCCGGAGTCCCGGTGCAACAGCCCGCCCTCGACGTACCGCTGGCCCGGCGCCGCGGCGCGGCCTGGATGCTGCTCGCATTGCGCGCCCTGCTCGCCTCGGAACGGTCCCGGCGCGCCGCCGCGGACATGTTCACCGCCGACGATGCCCTCGATCTCCTCGGCGGCCCCCTCGGCGGCGCCGACCAGATCACCCTGCGCCGCCTGCGCCGCGGTATCCGCCGCAGTGTGCTGGAGTCACAGCGGAAACCAGCCCGCACCGGTGCGGCCGACAACGATGATCTGGAACGAACAGGCGAGGTCGGCAACCTCCGCGACGACCCCGACGCCGGCCTCCTCGGCGAATCCGATTGGCCACCTGCCGACATCGACCCAACCGACGGTCAAGATCCCGATGCTGATGTCTCCTCGCGCCCAGAGGATGACCGAATTGTCAGCGAGTCCGATTGGCTGCGAGTCGAGTCCGACGATCCCACAGAACCAGGGTCGGCTCTGGATAGCGCTGTGTCGGCGGACGGCCATGGCCCAGGTGCGGACACCGAGGCGCACGCGGACGACCCCGACTGGGGTTCCTACGATCCGGAGCAGTGGGTCAGCGAATCTGATTGGTACGGAGATGATTCGGGCTGGGGTCTGGAGGTCGCCGAGCATGCTGACGACAGCAGGCGGGGGCGGCCGCCGGTAGTGCCTACCGAGCCGGAGCGGCGTGAGATCGGCGCGGTTGCTGATGTTTCGGAGGATGCCGCCGAGTCGGTCATGGATCTCGCTTCGCTGATCGAATTGTCCTCGGCGGAAGTGTTGCGCGGCTTGCTGATCGGTGAGATCGATCGCGGCATCATGGACAAGCTCACCGATGTCGAGGCTCGGCCGTTGCGGCGGGTGCTCGATGCGCTCGATCGGGCGGCGAAGGCGCGGAAGGGCGGGCCGGGGCTCGAAGATGTGATGTGGGCGCTGTGGATTACCTCGCAGTTGGAGCGGCGCTGGGTGTCGCAGTCCGAACGGGGTGGTGCGGTGGGTATGCAGGCCGACCGCGATCTGGACGCCGCCGTCGGATTGTTCGACGCGGCCGCTGCGTACGTGGACCGGCTGCCCCGGGCGAGTATCGAGGGTTTCGTCGAATATCTTGTGCAGCAGGAGATTCCGCAGGACACCGCGCCGTTGACCGCGCCCGGTGAAGCGGTCGCGTTGCTCAGTGCGCATGCGGCGGCGGGCCGCGAGTGGGACGTGGTCGCCGTCGCCGCTGTGCAGGAAGGGATCTGGCCGAACACGCGCCCGCGCGGCACACTGTTGCACACCGAGGATCTGGTCGATCTCACGGCGGGTATCGACCTCGGCGAGCAAGTCAGTCGCGCCGCGCCGATCCTGGCCGAGGAACGCCGGCTGCTGCTGGTCGCCTGCAGCCGGGCCCGGCGGTCACTGCTGGTCACCGCGGTCGAATCCGTGTCGGGCGAGCGGGATCTCGTGCCGTCCCGCTTCCTGGCCGAACTGCTCGGCCACGACGACGACAGCGAACCCGGCGTGCTCCCCATCGCCGATCCGGGACGCGCCTTGGTCATGCACTCCCTGGTCGCCGAATTACGTGGCGTGGTCTGCGATCCCGACTCCGACCCGGAACGCCGCGGCCGCGCCGCCCACCAGCTGGCCCGGCTCGCGCAGGCCGGAGTGCCCGGCACCCACCCCGAAGACTGGTACGGCACAAGCGATCTCAGCTCCGATGACACCCTGTGGGCCGATGACGACAGTGCGGTCGCCCTGTCCCCGTCCACCGTGGAGCTGCTGCGCACCTGCCCGCTGCGCTGGGCGCTGGAACGTCACGGCGGCACCGATGGCGACAACCCGCACGCCGTCAAAGGCAACCTGGTGCACACCTTGGTGCAGGCGCTGGCGGGCCGCGTTCCCGAATCCCAGGTCCGCGCCGCCCTCGACAAGGCTTGGCGCGCCATCGATCCCGGGACCGGCTGGCATTCCCGTCAGGAACTCCGCCGCACCGAGGCCATGCTGGAAACCTTCATGGCCTGGGTCCACAACACCCGCGGCGAACTCACCCAGGCCGGCGTCGAAATCCCCGTCGACTGCGAACTACCCGCCCGAACCGAAGCCGAACGCGCCGTGCGCATCCGCGGCCGCGTCGACCGCCTGGAACGCGACGCCCTGGGCCGCTTCGTCATCGTCGACGTGAAAACCGGCAAATCCCCGATCACCAAACAGGCCGCCGTAGACCACGCCCAGCTCGCCACTTACCAGGTCGCGGCAGCCATGGGCGCCCTCGACGCTGCCCTCGCCGAAGGCGAGAGTGCCACGATGGACGCCACGGCTGATACCGAATCCGCCGACGCGCCAGCTGAATCCGCCGTTCCTGCCGAAGGAACCGAAGCTGGACCGACCGGCGAGCCCGGCGGCGCCCGCCTCGTCTACGTGGCCAAGCCCAGCGCCAAGGAAGGCGCCACCCAGCGCCTGCAGCCACCCCTGGACGCGGAAGCCCTCGACCATTGGCGCACCACCATCCACGACGCCGCCGCCTCCACCCGGGGCCCCAGCTACCTCGCCATGCGCAACGACGGCTGCCGCCACTGCGCCGTCGCGGGCTCCTGCCCCGTCCAGGACACCGGACGGCAGGTGACCGACGAATGA